The region GGGTTTGTCCGGTGCGATCGTCATGCGCTTGCTCCCGCCAGGGCCGCGGCTTCCTTGTTCGTGGGTGAGTTCTGCTCGCACAGGGCCAGGAACTCGTCCTTGAAGTACTTGATGCCGCTGGTGATCGGGCTGACCGCGCCGTCGCCGAGCGCGCAGAACGAGCGGCCCAGGATGTTGTCGCAGATGTCCAGCAGCGTCTCGATGTCGGCGGCGGTGCCCTCGTTGCGGTTCATCCGCTGGAGGATCTGGACCAGCCAGTAGGTGCCCTCGCGGCACGGCGTGCACTTGCCGCACGACTCGTGCTTGTAGAACTCGGTCCACTTCATGACCGCCCACGGCACGGACACCGTCTCGTTGAAGATCTGCAGCGCCGTGGTGCCCAGCATCGACCCGGCCTCCGCCGCACCCTCGAAGTCCAGCGGGACGTCGAGGTGCTCGGCGGTGAACAGCGGGGTGGACGAGCCGCCCGGCGTCCAGAACTTCAGCGGGATGCCGTCCTTCATGCCGCCCGCCAGGTCCAGCAGCTCGCGCAGCGTGACGCCCATCGGGGCCTCGTACTGGCCGGGCCGCTCGACGTGGCCGGACAGCGAGTAGATCTTCGGGCCCGGCGACCGCTCGCGGCCCATCGTGCGGAACCAGTCCGCGCCGCCGTTGACGATGTAGGGAACCGAGGCGATCGTCTCGACGTTGTTCACCACGGTGGGCGAGGCGTAGAGACCGGCGGTCGCCGGGAAGGGGGGCTTGAGCCGGGGCTGGCCGCGCTTGCCCTCCAGCGAGTCGAGCAGCGCCGTCTCCTCGCCGCAGATGTACGCGCCCGCGCCGGCGTGCACGACGAGGTCGAGGTCGAACCCGGAGCCGAGGATGTCCTTGCCCAGGTAGCCCGCCGCGTAGGCCTCCCGCACGGCCGCGTCGAGCCGCCGGATGCAGTGCAGCACCTCGCCGCGCACGTAGATCGCGGCGAAGTTCGCCCGGATCGCGTACGAGGTGATGATGATGCCCTCGATCAGCGAGTGCGGGTCCGCCATCATCAGCGGGATGTCCTTGCAGGTGCCCGGCTCGCCCTCGTCGGCGTTGATCACCAGGTAGTGCGGCTTGCCGTCGCCCTGCGGGATGAAGCCCCACTTCAGGCCGGTCGGGAAGCCCGCGCCACCGCGACCGCGCAGCCCGGAGTCCTTGCACTGCTGGATCAGCTGGTCCGGGTGGGCGGTCAGCGCCTTGCGCAGCGCCGTGTACCCCTCCAGCTGCTCGTAGGTCTTCAGCGTCCACGAGCGCGGCGACAGCCAGCGCTTGGTGAGGACGGGAGTCAGTTGGTCGACCATCGGTGCCTCCCCCTACTTCTTTTCCGGCAGGGCGGGGAACTCGGCGTTCTCCGGCATCGCCGGCGCGGTCCAGCCCCGGTCCGCGGCCAGCGCCGCGCCGCGCACCGTCTCGGGCGCGGCCGACGGGCCGTCGAGGTCCGCCTCCCGGCCCTCGAAGAAGCCCGCCAGCTGCAGCTCCGCCTGCCGGAAGTCGGTCAGCGGCGCGCCGCGCGTCGGGTCGGGCTTCTGCCCGGCCTGCAACGACTTCACCAGCTCCAGCGCCTGCTCCGGGGTCTGGTTGTCGTAGAACTCGTAGTTCACCTGGAGCACCGGGGCCAGGTCGCAGGCCGCCAGGCACTCGGCGTGCTCCAGGGTGATCGACCCCGGCGCGCCCGGCTCGCCGGCGGTCTCCTCGTGGCCCAGCGGCTTGCCGTCGGTGCCCAGGTGCTCGCGCAGCTTCGCGTAGATGGCGTCACCGCCCAGCGCGGCGCACAGCGTGTTCGTGCAGACGCTCACCAGGTGCTCGCCGCACGGGCGGCGCTTGTACATGGTGTAGAACGTCGCGACCGCGCTGACCTCGGCGTTGGTCAGGTCGAGCTGGTCGGCGCAGAACGTGATGCCCGCCTGGCTGACGTAGCCCTCCACCGACTGCACCAGGTGCAGCATCGGCAGCAGCGCCGACCGGGGCTGCGGGTACCGCGCGATCAGGTCGCGCGCGCGGGCCACCGTGTCCGCGCCGAACACCTCGGCGGCCTGGCTCGGGTTTTCCTGGGTCTGCGTCATCGGTCACAACCACCCATCACCGGGTCGATAGAGGCCACCGACGCGATGACGTCGGCGACCATGCCGCCCTCGCACATCGCGGGCATCGACTGGAGGTTCACGAAGCTGGGTTCGCGCACGTGCACGCGCATCGGCCGGGTGCCGCCGTCGGAGACCACGTGGTAGCCCAGCTCGCCGCGCGGCGACTCGATCGGCACGTACACCTGGCCGGCCGGCACCTGGAAGCCCTCGGTCACCAGCTTGAAGTGGTGGATGAGCGACTCCATGGACTGGCCCATGATCTTGCGGACGTGCTCCAGCGAGTTGCCCATGCCGTCCGCGCCGATGGTGAGCTGCGCGGGCCACGCGATCTTGGCGTCCTGCACCATGACCGGGCCCGGCTCCAGCCGGTCCACCGCCTGCCGGACGATCTTGAGCGACTGGTGGATCTCCTCGACCCGCAGCCGGTAGCGGGCGAACGAGTCGGCCTCGTTCGCCGTCGGCACGTCGAACCGGTAGTTCTCGTAGCCCGAGTACGGCTCGATCTTGCGCAGGTCCCAGGGCAGGCCCGCGGAGCGCAGGATCGGGCCGGTGATGCCCAGCGCCAGGCAGGCGTCCACCGGCAGGTAGCCGACGCCCTCCAACCGGTTGCGCCAGATCGGCTGGCCGGTCAGCAGCTTGTCGTAGTCCGGCAGCCGCGAGTCCATCACCTTGATGAAGTCCCGGATCTTCTGCGGCGCGTCGACCGGCAGGTCCTGCGCCAGGCCGCCGGGCCGGATGAACGCGTGGTTCATCCGCAGCCCGGTCAGGAACTCCAGCAGGTGCAGGACCTCCTCGCGCTCGCGGAAGCCCGCGGTCATGCCGGTCAGCGCGCCCAGCTCCATGCCGCCGGTCGCCAGGGCGACCAGGTGCGAGCTGATCCGGTTGAGCTCCATGAGCAGCACGCGGATCGTCTGCGCGCGCTCCGGGACCGTGACGCCGAGCAGCTTCTCCACCGCGAGGCAGTACGCGGCCTCGTTGTGCAGCGGCGCCAGGTAGTCCATCCGCGTCACGAACGTGACGCCCTGGGTCCAGTTCCGGTACTCCAGGTTCTTCTCGATCCCGGTGTGCAGGTAGCCGATGACGCTGCGGGCCTGGGTGACGGTCTCGCCCTCCAGCTCCAGCACCAGGCGCAGCACGCCGTGCGTCGACGGGTGCTGCGGGCCCAGGTTCATGACGATGCGCTCGTCACCGGCCGCGTCGGCCAGCACCTCGTCCCAGTCGCCGCCGGTCACCGTGTAGACGGTGCCCTCGGTCGTCCGGCGGGAGTCGGCGTACGGGTCGGACGTCTCGCGCGGGTCCGTGCGCGGGACGCTGTCGCGGCCGGCCGGGGACGTGTCGGTGCCGGTCGTGACGTCGGAAAGCCGTTCGGTCATGAGTAGGACCGCCTCTGGTCTGGCGGGGGGATCTCCGCGCCCTTGTACTCCACCGGGATGCCGCCGAGCGGGTAGTCCTTGCGCTGCGGGTGGCCGTCCCAGTCGTCCGGCATGAGGATCCGGGTCAGGCCGGGGTGTCCGTCGTAGACGATCCCGAACATGTCCCAGGTCTCGCGCTCCTGCCAGTCCGCGGTCGGGTACACCGAGACCACGCTGGGCACGTGCGCGTCCTCGACGTCGACCGCGACCTCCAGGCGGATCCGCCGGCGGTAGGTCATCGAGGTCAGGTGGTAGACCGAGTGCAGGCGCTGCGCGGCGGCCTCGCCGTAGTCCACACCGGACACCGAGCTGCACAGCTCGAAGCGCAGCGCCGGGTCGTCGCGCAGCACCCGGGCCACCTCCACCAGGTGCTCGCGGCGCAGGTAGAACGTGATCTCGCCGCGGTCCACGGTGATCTGCTGCACGGTGTCGGCGGGCAGGTCCTTCTCGTGCAGCGCGGCCAGCAGCTCGTCGGCGACCTCGTCGAACCAACCGCCGAACGGGCGCTCGCTGGGCGCGGCCACGTGCGCGGGCAGCCGCAGGCCGCCGAAGCCCGACGTGTCGCCGGAGCCGGACGTGCCGAACATGCCCTTGCGGGCCTTGCCCGCGACGACCCCGCCGCGTGCCTCGTGCTCCTCGTGCTCGGCCTCGCTCATGCTCGCCGAGCTCAACGCCCCGTTGCCGGGGGAGGGGTTGTCCGCGCCGGGGGTCTTCTCGACCTCGCGCTTGTCGTCAGCCATACCGCTCACTTCTTCGCGAACCGCTGGGAGGACGGGATGAGATCCGTGGTGTGGCCCTGCTCGGCCAGCAGCGCGGCCCGCGTCGGGCCCAGCGGCTCGTCCATGATCTTCGCGTGGATCTTGAGGATCGCGTCGATCAGCATCTCCGGCCGCGGCGGGCAGCCCGGCAGGTACATGTCGACCGGCACGACGTGGTCCACGCCCTGCACCACCGCGTAGTTGTTGAACATCCCGCCGCTGGACGCGCACACGCCCATCGCCAGCACCCAGCGCGGCTCGGGCATCTGGTCGTAGATCTGGCGCAGCACCGGGGCCATCTTGTTGGTCACCCGGCCCGCCACGATCATCAGGTCGGCCTGGCGCGGGGACGCGCGGAAGACCTCCATGCCGAACCGCGCCAGGTCGTAGCGCGGACCGCCGGTGGTCATCATCTCGATGGCGCAGCAGGCGAGACCGAACGTGGCCGGCCAGAGCGAGGACTTGCGGGTCCAGTTGACCAGCTTCTCCACGCTGGCGAGCAGGATGCCGTTCGGGAGCTTCTCTTCGAGACCCACGGGTCTTCCCCCTCAGTTCCAGTCGAGGCCGCCGCGCCGCCACACGTAGGCGTACGCGAAGCCGACCGTCGCGACGAACAGTGCGATCTCCACCAGGCCGAACAGGCCCAGCCGGTCCGCGGAGACCGCGAACGGGTAGAGGAACACCATTTCGATGTCGAACAGGATGAACAGCATCGCCGTGAGGTAGTAGGCGACCGGCATCCGGCCACCGCCCACCACGGGCTGCGGTGACGGCTCGATGCCGCACTCGTAGGCGTCGAGCTTCGCCCGGTTGTAGCGGCGGGGGCCGATGTACGGCGCGGCCGTCACGGAGAACAGGGCGAAGGCGCCGGCGAGGGCGAACATCAATACGAGGGGGAGGTAAGGGTCCAGCACTCTCCGTCGTCCTTTCCTCGCGTGTCGCGGTGGTGGTGCACCGCCGACCGTTGCGCACCCTAAGGGTGTTCTTGCCCCCTTCGGAAGTTAGGCGCACCTAACTTTCCGCAGGTCGCTTGTGAAACACTTCACAAGGCATCTCAGCCGGTTGTGAACTGATTCACAAGACCTGGGGGCCAGTGTAGAACGTCACACACAGCCGCCACGGGCACCCCCCACACACCTGCTGACCTGGTCTTACTCGGTGCAGATCAACAGCTTTGCGGCCCTGGGGTGAACGGGAGCACACCCAAAACGAAACAGCACCGGCCCACAAGCCGGTGCTGCGACGGATAGCCGGTAGCCGATTAGGCCGTTGGGGTGAGCTTCGTGGCCGCGGTGATGATGCGGTCGAACGAGTCGCCGTCCTTCGGGTCGTAAAGCCCAGCGAGCAGCTTCAGCACCAGTTTCATCAACGTCTTGCGAGGTAGACCGTACTTCGTCGCGGTGCGCATGATGGTCGGGTGGCCGATCAGCCGGCTGAACAGGTTGCCCATCCGGAAGTAGCTGCCCAACGCCTGCTCGATGCGCACCGGGTAGCCGTGCAGCGCGCGCTCCCGGCTCGGACCGGTGCGGGCCAGGGCCTGCACCACGCACTCCGCCGCGATCCGCGCCGACTCCATCGCGTAGCCGATGCCCTCGCCGTTGAACGGGTTCACCATGCCGCCCGCGTCACCGACCAGCAGCAGGCCGTCCCGGTAGTGCGGCTTGCGGTTGAGGCCCATCGGCAGCGCCGCGCCGCCGATCTTCCCGGTGGCGTTCTCCTCGCGGAAACCCCACTCCTCGGGCGTGCCGTCCAGCCACGACTTCAAGAGGGCTCGGTAGTCCGTAGTCCCGTAGGCCTTCGAGGTGCTCAGGATGCCCAGGCCGACGTTCACCGTGCCGTCGCCCATGCCGAAGATCCAGCCGTAGCCGGGCAGCAGGACGTCGTTCTCGCGGTCCCACAGCTCCAGGTGCGACTCCAGGTAGTCGTCCTTGGTGCGCGGGCTGGCGTAGTAGCGGCGGACCGCCACGCCCATCGGCTTGCCGTCGTCCTTCTGGATGCCGACGCTGAGCGCGAGCCGCGCGGACACCCCGTCGCAGCCGATCACGATCGGGGCCCGGTAGGTGACCTCGCGCTTGTCCGGCCCGGTCTTGGCGGTGACGCCGACGACCCGGCCGCGCTCGGTGATCGCGCCGGTGACGGTGGTCTGCTCGAACAGCCGCGCACCCGCCTGCTGGGCGGTCCTGGCGAGCATCTCGTCGAAGTCCTGGCGCGGGCGGACCACGCCGTAGGGCGGGAACGTCGCCAGGTCCGGCCAGTCCAGTTCGAGCGTGACACCCCCGCCGACGACCCGCAGCCCGCGGTTGTGCAGCCAGCCGGCCTCCTCGCGGGTGTCGATGCCGAGGTCGACCAGCTGCTTGACGCCGCGCGGCGTCAGCCCGTCACCGCAGACCTTCTCGCGGGGGAACTTGGACTTCTCCAGCAGCAGCACGTCCAGGCCTGCGCGGGCCAGGTACGTGGCCGCGGTCGAGCCCGCCGGACCCGCGCCGACCACGATCACCTCGGCGTCCTCGCCTGCCTTGCGGCGGCTGGGAGTCGTCATCCCCGCTCCTTGTGCGTCAGTTCACAAAGTCCGTGCCGAGTCTACTTGCGGGGAGCTGAGACCCTCGCCGTCGGCCGCCGGGACCACGCCCCGGTTCCGCTCCGCCTCCGCCTGCGGGCACCGCTTCACTCGCCGGGTTCCGGCTCACCCACGGTCGCCGTTTCGCCCGCCGGTTCGGGCTTGATCGCCCGGTGCAGCGCGACCATGCCCCCCGTGAGGTTCATCCAGGCGATGTCGTCCCACCCGGCGCGGGCGATGATCTCGCCGAGGGCGCGCTGGTCGGGCCACGTGCGCATGGACTCGGCGAGGTACTTGTACGCGTCGGGGTTGGACGAGACGAAGCGCGCGATGAACGGCAGGATCTTCAGCAGGTAGCGCATGTAGACGAACCGGAAGGGCCGGAACGTCGGCGTGGACACCTCGCAGATCACCAACCGGCCACCGGGCCGGACCACCCGAGCCATCTCCCGCAGGGCGGCCTCGGTGTCGCTGAAGTTCCGGATCCCGAAGGAGACGGTGACGGCGTCGAAGGAGTTGTCGGCGAACGGGAGGTGCAAGGCGTCGGCGGCCACCTTGGGCACCGGCCGGTGCGCGCCGCCGAGCAGCATGCCGAGCGAGAAGTCGGCCGCCACGCACCAAGCGCCGGACGCGGCGTACTCCACCGTCGACACCGCCGTACCGGCCGCGAGGTCGAGCACCCGCTCCCCCGCACGGGCGTCGAGCACCCGCCGACTCCACTCCCGCCAGCGCCGGTCGAACCCCAACGTCATGACGGAGTTCGTGCGGTCGTAGCCCTTGGCCACGCCGTCGAACATCTCGGCGACCTCGCGGGGGTTCTTGTCCAGACCGGCACGCGACATGGACGAAAGCCTAAGTGACGCCCCCCAACCCCCCGACCCCATCCTCACCCGCGCGCGAATGGACATGCCCTGAACAGCGGAAACGCCTGAATTACGCGCCTCGAAAACGGTTGTCACCCCGTACGAAGATCACCAGATGTGACGAATGGCAGAGGATCCGGGCACTATCCGCCCCCGGCTTTCGTTGCCGTAAAGAAGAGGAGGCGGCACGGCGGGAGGCACTGAGGCACCAGGCACACGCATCACCAGGCTGAAGCCTGCCCAAATCCAGGCCCTCCACTGCGCGCCCCACCATCGCGCCACGCGGAACCCGCCACGCGCGTCCACGCGCGACCCGCGCCACCCGCGCCACCTGGGACACCCGCGTCACCCAGGGCACTCGGGGCACCCGCGGGCCACCCGGGCACGGAACACGGGGCACGGGACCGCACCTGCCTAGTGCGCGCGACGCGGCTGCGCGGGGTGTGGACGCGGGGTGTGGACGCGGGGTGTGGACGCGGGGTGTGGACGCGGGGTGTGGACGCGGCGCCCGTCACGCGGGACGCGAGCTACGGGACCCGCTGCCCGTCATTCGCCCATGCAGCCGACATCAGGCTCCCCTCGCCACGCACGCACGCGCGCCACGCAGCCCTGACCTCTGCGCCCCGGCAGGCCGCACGCAGGACCTGCCGCCGCACTCGGGACCGCTGGTCGCCACGCACTGCCCGCCGCCCACCACGTGTGGCCTGCTCCCCACCACGTGCGGCCTGCCGTTCGCCGCGCGCCAGCTCACCTCACACCAGCCCGCCGCGCGCTGCGCGCCGGACCGGCCACACGCGCCTCGGCCGTCGCGTAGTGGCCAGGGGAGGCATCGCGGGCTACGGGATGCGGAGGGCGGTGAGCATTCCTTCTACGGCTGCCTGCCACGGGTAGTGCTCGGCTCGGGCTCTGGCGGCTGTGCGGCGCGTTCGTTCCGGGTGGTCCAGCAGGGCGTTCACGGCTCCCGCGAACGCCGGGGCGTGGTCCGGGACGGCGGCTCCGCAGTCCGGGCGCACGATCTCGCGCAGGGCCGATGACGCCGACACCACGATCGGCGTGCCCGACGCCAGCGCCTCCAGCGCCGCCAGGCCGAACGTCTCGTGCGGGCCCGGGGCCAGGGACACGTCGGCCGTCGCCAGGAGGGTCGCCACGTCGGTCCGCTTCCCGACGTAGCCCAGGAACGTCACCGGCAGGCCGGCCGCCCGGCGTTCGAGCGCCTCGCGGCGCGGGCCGTCGCCGGCTATGACCAGGCGCACCCGGTGGCCGGCGGCGTGGAGTTCGGCGGCTGTGTCGACGCTGCGCTCCACGTGCTTCTCCGGCGACAGCCGCCCGCAGTGCACCAGCAGCGCGTCCGCCCCGTCCGCCAGGCTCGCCTTCAGCCCCCGGTCGCGCCTGCTCGGCGTGAACGTCCGCAGGTCCACGCCCAGCGGCACCCGTGCGACGTTGCGCGCACCGATCCGGTCGAACTCCTGGTGGGCGAACTCCGTCGTGCACACGACCGTGTCGTACGACGCCGCCATCCGCCGGTTCGCCCGGTCCGCGACCCGCGCGGCCAGGCCCGGCGGCAGCAGGAACTGCTCCAGCAGGCGGTCCAGCCGCTCGTGGGAGATCACCACGCTCGGCACGCCGCGTGCCGCCGCCCAGCGCCCCATCCCGCGCAGGGTCACCCGGTCCGACACTTCCAGGCGGTCGGGGCGCAGGTGGTCGAGCAGGGCCCGCACCCGCCACGGGTCGACCGCCCGGTACCCGCCGGTGCCGGGGATGCCGGCGGCGGTGAGGGTGATCCGGCGGACGTTCGGGGCCAGTCGCTCGTCGGCGTGCCGGCGGCCGGGCACGACCAGCGTTACCTGGTGGCCGGCCGCCGCGTACCCGCTGCCCAGGTGGTGCAGCGCGGTGCGCAGCCCTCCGGATCGCGGGCCGTAGAAGTTGGCCAGTTGGACGATCCTCATCACCGGCCCCACACCGCCCTCATCACCGGTCCCACACCGCGCGCCCCGCTGCGGGGGTCATGCCGCGCGTCGCTCCGGCAGGCCGAGCACGGCGGCGTAGTGGCCCAGCAGCTCGTCGCACACGGCCGCCCACGTCCGTCCCCGGACCCACCGCCGCGCCGCGTTGCCCAGCCGCTTGCGCCGCAACGGGTCGCGCAGTTCCAGCACGGCCGCGCACAGCTCGTCGTCGTCGCCGAACAGGTACCCGGTGTCGGGCTGGACGAGGTCGCGCGGTCCGCCCGCGTTCGGCGCCACGACGGGCACCCCGCTGGCCAGAGCTTCCTGCACCGCCTGGCAGAACGTCTCGTGCGGCCCGGTGTGCACGAACACGTCCAGCGACGCGTACGCCGCCGCCAGCTCGACCCCGCCCCGGAACCCGAGGAACGCCGCTGTGGGCAGTTCGCGCAGCAGCACGGCCTCCTCCGGTCCCTCCCCCACGACGACCAGCCGCACCCCGGGCACGTCGTTGAGCACGCGCAGCCGCTCGACCTGCTTCTCCGGCGACAGCCGCCCGACGTACCCGACGAGCAGCTCGCCGTCCGGCGCGAGCGAGCGGCGCAGGGCGTCGTCGCGGCGGGAGGGGTGGAACAGGTCGACGTCGACGCCGCGTCCCCACCGGTGCACGCGCGGCACGCCGTGCTCCCGCAACGCCTCGACGGCCCAGGTCGAGGGGGCGAGCGTGCGGTCGGCCTGGCTGTGCAGCCGTCTCGTCCACCGCCACGCGGCCCGCGCGGTCAGCCCGAGCCCGTAGTGGCCGGCGAACCCGGCGATGTCGGTCTGGTAGACGGCGACGGTGGGCAGCCCCAGCCGCCGCGCCGCCGACACCCCACGCGCGCCCATCACGAACGGGCTCGCCAGGTGCACGACGTCGGGCTGGAAGTCGGCGAGGGCGGTCAGCACCTTGCGGGTCGGCACCCCGACCGGCAGAGAGCTGAACCGCGGCAGGTCGACGGCGGGGACGCGCACCACGGGGGTGCCGTGGTGCTGGTCCTCGCCCGCTCCGGGTGCGACGACCAGGGCCTGGTGGCCGTGCGCGCGCAGGTGTTCCAGCACGCGCAGGACGGAGTTGCTCACCCCGTTCACCTGGGGCAGGAAGCTCTCGGTGACGATCGCTACTCGCACGCCGAGAACCATGGGCCGCCAAGGACACGGGGGCGTGACGGATCGAGGAACGAAGGTCGAACTCCTCGCGTCACGGTTGACGTGCACCCGGAGATCGTCATCGCTTCACCTGGTGGACGTGTCGCGGTCACCGGGAGCGGTGACACTAGTGCGGCATGACCGTCTTGTCGTCCCGGCCCGCCCAGCCCGTCGATCCCGGACTGGTGTCGATCGCGCTGGAGATAGCGGGCCGCCTCGCCAACGACGCGTCGGACGTCATCATGGCGACGGCGGGCCGCGGTGCCCAGCCCGATGACGACACCTACCCGTTCGACTGGGTGACCGACACCGATCGCACCCTGGAGCGGCACACCCGGCGGGTGCTGACCGCGGAGTTCCCCGACATCCCGGTGTTCTGCGAGGACACCGACGTGGACGTGTCGTCGGACGCCGAGTTCCGCTGGGTGGTGGACCCGGTGGACGGCACGGCGAACTACGTGGCGGGGGTTCCGTGGTGCGCGTACAGCCTGGCGCTGGTGGACCGCTGGGGCCCGGTGGTGGGCGTGGTGGCGGACCCGTACCGGGCGCAGATCTACGCCGCCGCGCGCGGGCGCGGGATGCGGGCTAACGGGACGCCGGTGAAGCTCGGCGGCCAGGCGGTGAGCTCGATCGTGTGCACGGAGATGACGCGAACGGGTCCGTGGCCGGGGATGGGCGAGTTCATCTCGCGGGCGGCGGTGTCCGGGACGGGCGTGCGGGTGCTGGGGTCCAAGGCGCTGGCGGTGGCCCAGGTGGCGTTGGGGCACGCGGCGGCGGCCGTGCTGCACAGCTACCACGAGTGGGACGTGGCGGGTGCGGTGGCGCTGGCGGTGGAGTCGGGGGCGGCGGTGCTGGACCGGCGGGGCGAGGACGCGCCGCTGCCGGTGGACGGGCTGCTGGTGGCGATGCCGCAGGTCGCCGAGGAGGTCCTGGAGTGGTGGCAGTCCTCGATGGTCCGCTGAGCTCTGAGCTCTGAGCCCTGGGCCCCAGGCCCGCGCGGGCTAGCTGTTGCCCAGGTGGGGCAGTTGTTGTTCGAGCACTTCGAGGTGGACGCGGGCCGCGTCGAGTGACGTGTGGTCGACCATGCGCAGCGCGACGCCGCCCACCTGGTCCTCGAACGCGGTGAAGTCGCGCACGGCGGCGTGCAGCCGCTTGCCGACCGGGTGGTCGTGGTCGGCGTCGAGCGCCCGGCCGAGGTCGGCGATGCGCCGGACGTTGCCCAGTTCGGCTTCGAACTGCCCGGCGATCCGGCTCATCCAGTCCCGCGCGGGCGACGGCGGCACGGTCTCGACCACCGCGTACACCCGCCGCACGGACAGTTCGGCGCGGCCGACCGCCCCCGCCCAGCGGTCCCGTCCGACGGGCGGGGGCGGCGGTGGCGGCAGCACCATCGGGCGGATCAGGGTGGGCGGCGGCAGGGCCTGGGCGCGGCGGTTCTTGGCGGCGCCCACGACGACCCCGATCAGCGTGCCGGGGATGCCGCCGCCGAACAGCGACACGATCCCGACCGCGATCAGCTGGGCCAGCGGCGACCCGCTCGAACCGCCCGTCGAGGCACCCATCACGAGCATGAGGAACATCGCCACCGACAAAGTGCCGATGATCAGGCCCGCGAGCACCGATCTCCCCATGGCACCCATCGTGCCAGATGCTCCGGACTAGGCGTCGTAATCGATCGTCACCGAGGGCGTCACGGGCACGGACTGGCAGGTCAGGACGAAGCCCGCCGCGACTTCGCGGGGTTCCAGGGCGTAGTTGCGGCGCATGTCGACCTCCCCGGACACGACCAGCGCGCGGCACGTCCCGCACACCCCGCCCTTGCAGGCGAACGGCAGGTCGGAGCGCACGCGCTGGGCGGCGTCGAGGATCGGCGTGTCGGGCGGCAGCGGCACGGTCGTGGTGCGGCCGTCGAGGATCACCGTGCCTTCGGCGGCCGATTCCAGCACCTCTTCGGCCCGGCGGGGCGGGGGCGGCGGCTCGTCGACGTAGAACAGCTCGTGGTGCACGGCCGAGGCGTCCACGCCCCGTTCCGACAGCACGTCCTGCGCGTCGCGCACGAGCCCGTAAGGCCCGCACAGCCACCACTGGTCGATGAAGTCGAACGGCACCACGGTGTCGAAGAGCGCACGCAGCTTCTCGGCGTCCAAACGCCCGCTGAACAGCTCCACGTCGCGTGGTTCGCGGGACAGCACGTGCACGAGCTGGAACCGCGACGGGTAGCGGTCTTTCAGATCGGCCAGTTCCTCGGTGAACATCACGGTGTCCGCGCGCCGGTTGCCGTAGAGCAGGGTGACGCGCGCGCCGGAGGCCAGCACGGTGGCGGCGATGGACAGCGCGGGCGTGATGCCGGACCCGGCGACGACCAGCCCGTGGTGCTCGCCGGCTCCGGGCGTGAAGTTGCCCAGCGGCGGCAGCACTTCGAGCACGTCACCGCGCTGGACGCGGTCCACGAGGTGTTCGGAGAACAGGCCGCCGTCGACCCGGCGCACGCCGATCCGGGGCGCGGCCCCGACCGGGGCGCAGATGGAGTACGAGCGGCGTTCCTCGCCGAGCTTCACCGTCAGGTACTGCCCGGCGCGGAACGCGAACTCGGCGACCGAGCC is a window of Saccharothrix espanaensis DSM 44229 DNA encoding:
- the nuoE gene encoding NADH-quinone oxidoreductase subunit NuoE; the protein is MTQTQENPSQAAEVFGADTVARARDLIARYPQPRSALLPMLHLVQSVEGYVSQAGITFCADQLDLTNAEVSAVATFYTMYKRRPCGEHLVSVCTNTLCAALGGDAIYAKLREHLGTDGKPLGHEETAGEPGAPGSITLEHAECLAACDLAPVLQVNYEFYDNQTPEQALELVKSLQAGQKPDPTRGAPLTDFRQAELQLAGFFEGREADLDGPSAAPETVRGAALAADRGWTAPAMPENAEFPALPEKK
- a CDS encoding geranylgeranyl reductase family protein, with translation MTTPSRRKAGEDAEVIVVGAGPAGSTAATYLARAGLDVLLLEKSKFPREKVCGDGLTPRGVKQLVDLGIDTREEAGWLHNRGLRVVGGGVTLELDWPDLATFPPYGVVRPRQDFDEMLARTAQQAGARLFEQTTVTGAITERGRVVGVTAKTGPDKREVTYRAPIVIGCDGVSARLALSVGIQKDDGKPMGVAVRRYYASPRTKDDYLESHLELWDRENDVLLPGYGWIFGMGDGTVNVGLGILSTSKAYGTTDYRALLKSWLDGTPEEWGFREENATGKIGGAALPMGLNRKPHYRDGLLLVGDAGGMVNPFNGEGIGYAMESARIAAECVVQALARTGPSRERALHGYPVRIEQALGSYFRMGNLFSRLIGHPTIMRTATKYGLPRKTLMKLVLKLLAGLYDPKDGDSFDRIITAATKLTPTA
- a CDS encoding NADH-quinone oxidoreductase subunit D, with protein sequence MTERLSDVTTGTDTSPAGRDSVPRTDPRETSDPYADSRRTTEGTVYTVTGGDWDEVLADAAGDERIVMNLGPQHPSTHGVLRLVLELEGETVTQARSVIGYLHTGIEKNLEYRNWTQGVTFVTRMDYLAPLHNEAAYCLAVEKLLGVTVPERAQTIRVLLMELNRISSHLVALATGGMELGALTGMTAGFREREEVLHLLEFLTGLRMNHAFIRPGGLAQDLPVDAPQKIRDFIKVMDSRLPDYDKLLTGQPIWRNRLEGVGYLPVDACLALGITGPILRSAGLPWDLRKIEPYSGYENYRFDVPTANEADSFARYRLRVEEIHQSLKIVRQAVDRLEPGPVMVQDAKIAWPAQLTIGADGMGNSLEHVRKIMGQSMESLIHHFKLVTEGFQVPAGQVYVPIESPRGELGYHVVSDGGTRPMRVHVREPSFVNLQSMPAMCEGGMVADVIASVASIDPVMGGCDR
- a CDS encoding NADH-quinone oxidoreductase subunit C, which codes for MADDKREVEKTPGADNPSPGNGALSSASMSEAEHEEHEARGGVVAGKARKGMFGTSGSGDTSGFGGLRLPAHVAAPSERPFGGWFDEVADELLAALHEKDLPADTVQQITVDRGEITFYLRREHLVEVARVLRDDPALRFELCSSVSGVDYGEAAAQRLHSVYHLTSMTYRRRIRLEVAVDVEDAHVPSVVSVYPTADWQERETWDMFGIVYDGHPGLTRILMPDDWDGHPQRKDYPLGGIPVEYKGAEIPPPDQRRSYS
- a CDS encoding demethylmenaquinone methyltransferase — protein: MSRAGLDKNPREVAEMFDGVAKGYDRTNSVMTLGFDRRWREWSRRVLDARAGERVLDLAAGTAVSTVEYAASGAWCVAADFSLGMLLGGAHRPVPKVAADALHLPFADNSFDAVTVSFGIRNFSDTEAALREMARVVRPGGRLVICEVSTPTFRPFRFVYMRYLLKILPFIARFVSSNPDAYKYLAESMRTWPDQRALGEIIARAGWDDIAWMNLTGGMVALHRAIKPEPAGETATVGEPEPGE
- a CDS encoding NADH-quinone oxidoreductase subunit A; protein product: MLDPYLPLVLMFALAGAFALFSVTAAPYIGPRRYNRAKLDAYECGIEPSPQPVVGGGRMPVAYYLTAMLFILFDIEMVFLYPFAVSADRLGLFGLVEIALFVATVGFAYAYVWRRGGLDWN
- the nuoF gene encoding NADH-quinone oxidoreductase subunit NuoF; this encodes MVDQLTPVLTKRWLSPRSWTLKTYEQLEGYTALRKALTAHPDQLIQQCKDSGLRGRGGAGFPTGLKWGFIPQGDGKPHYLVINADEGEPGTCKDIPLMMADPHSLIEGIIITSYAIRANFAAIYVRGEVLHCIRRLDAAVREAYAAGYLGKDILGSGFDLDLVVHAGAGAYICGEETALLDSLEGKRGQPRLKPPFPATAGLYASPTVVNNVETIASVPYIVNGGADWFRTMGRERSPGPKIYSLSGHVERPGQYEAPMGVTLRELLDLAGGMKDGIPLKFWTPGGSSTPLFTAEHLDVPLDFEGAAEAGSMLGTTALQIFNETVSVPWAVMKWTEFYKHESCGKCTPCREGTYWLVQILQRMNRNEGTAADIETLLDICDNILGRSFCALGDGAVSPITSGIKYFKDEFLALCEQNSPTNKEAAALAGASA